From Campylobacter showae:
AGCTCGGTGATCAAGGAGCTTGGCACGTCTCGCTACCTAGTCGATCTGCTTTCTCAGTCTACGCCAAAGATCGTCCTTCCGGCGGCGATTTTTATGCTTGGTTCGTTTATCAGCTTTTCTACCGGCACCAGCTACGGCACGATGGGCATTTTGATGCCGCTTGCGATACCGCTAGCTAGCGCGGTGGGCATGCACAGCGGACTAGAGGGCGACGCCTTGCACGCTTATATGATAGTAAATATCTCAGCCGTTTTAACTGGCGCGATATTTGGCGATCACTGCTCGCCGATCTCGGATACTACGATACTTTCGTCTATGGGCGCAGGATGTAACCACATCGATCACGTCCAGACTCAGATGCCTTATGCGCTTGCCGTTTGCGCGATCAGTATTTTTGCGGGATATTTCCCTACTGCGCTTGGCCTAAGCATCTGGATAGTGCTTCCTTTAGGGCTTTTGGTGACGGCTTTGGTTGTTAGATTCGTCGGGCAAAGGGTTTAAATTTGCCCGATAAGTTTTGCAAATTTTTAGGAGAGTGCGGTAGCTGCACCCTTGATATGCCTTATGAGGAACAGGTTAAATTTAAAACCGATTTTATAAGACGCGAATTTGAGCCGTTTTATAGCGGCGAATTTGAGTTTTTCGCCTCGCAGAGTGCCGCTTACCGCACGAGAGCGGAGTTTGGGATCTGGCGCGACGGCGAGGAGCTTAGATTTACGATGCACGGTACTAAAGCTAAGCGCATTTTTATAGACGAATGCCCAAAAGTAGCCGCTCCTATCGCAAATTTGATGCCGCGTTTGCTTGAAGCGCTTACTAAAAATCAAATTTTAAAAGAGAGACTCTTTGGCGCCGAGTTTATCTCGTGTGCGAGCGGGATACTGGCGACGCTGCTCTATCATAAGCGTCTATGCCAAGCCGAGCAGAGCGAGATAGAAAGCTTAGCGCGTGAGTTTGCCGGTCACCGCGTGACGATCGCGGCGAGAGCAAAAGGGCAAAAGCTGCTAAGTAATGAACTAAATTTAGAGGACAGCCTAAATATCGGCGGTAAAATTTACAAATTTACATTCGGCGACGGGGCTTTTATCCAGCCAAACACCGCCGTAAACGAAAAGATGATCGCATGGGCGAAGAGCTGTGTAGAGCACGGCGCGGATATGCTTGAGCTTTACTGCGGACACGGCAACTTTACCGTCCCGCTAGCTGAAAAATTTAAGCGCGTTTTGGCAACCGAGATATCCAAAAGCTCGATCGCAAATGCCCTTAAAAACTGCGAACTTAACGGCGTAAATAACATCAAATTTTTGCGAATGAGCGCCGAGGAGCTGATGAGTGCGTTTAGGCGCGAGCGCGAGTTTAACCGCCTAAGAGAGCTTGATATCTTTAGCTACGATTTCTCGCACGTTTTGGTCGATCCGCCGCGCGCGGGACTCGATGAGAGCGTGATAAATTTCATCAAAAACTACGAAAATATCATCTATATCTCCTGTTCGCCGCAGAGCCTAAAGCGCGATCTAGCGCAGCTTGCCCTAACGCACGAGGCGGTCAAATTTGCCGTGTTTGATCAGTTTGCAAACACCGCTCATATCGAGTGCGGCGTGCTTTTAAGGAGTAAAAATGCCTAGCGAATTAAGGCGAATTTTATCCACCGCTAAAAATATCGCGGTCGTGGGCCTTAGTCCAGATGAGAGCAAGCCTAGCAACGAGGTAGCAAAATTTCTCATTGAGCGCGGATTTAACGTATTTCCCGTCTATCCAAAATTTGATGAAATTTTAGGGCGTAAGATTTATAGAAATTTGACCCAAATAGATGAAAATATCGACATCGCCGTGATGTTTAGAAAGGGCGAGTTTGCTAGCGAGCTAGTAAAAGACGCCGTCAAAAAAGGCGTGAAAACGCTGTGGCTACAGCTTGGTATAGCAAATGACGAAGCAGGAGCGGTCGCTCGCGAAAACGGGATCAATTTCGTGCAGGATAAGTGTATAAAAATCGAGCTACAAAGGCTTGATTAGGCCAAATTTGACGGCAAGGCGCGATTTTAAGGCGTAAATTTGAGAATTTGATCAAATTTAAAAGCGTTCTAAAAACCAAATAAAAAATTAAAACGCGGTAGCACGCGACAAAAAATAAAGAAAACGTAAGCAAAAATACGGTAAATAAACGCGCAAGCAAAAGCGATGAAAAGTAAAATTTAAACAAAAAACGAAAGGCTAAAATGATCTCTCTAAATAAAATAATCCAAGCCAAGCGCACGATAAGCGGCTTTGTGTACAAGACGCCGTTTGCCTACAGCGCAAAGCTAAGCCTCGCAAGCGGCGCGCTCATATACCTAAAAGAGGAAAATCTCCAGCGCACTGGCGCATACAAGATCCGCGGCGCGTACAATAAAATCGCAAATTTAAGCGCGCAGGAGCGTAAAAAAGGCGTCGTCGCGGCAAGTGCTGGCAATCATGCCCAGGGCGTGGCTATTTCAGCGCGCGAGTTTAAGACGCCCGCCACCATCGTGATGCCTGAGTCCACACCGCTTTTAAAGGTGCTAGGCACAAAAGATCTAGGCGCCGAGGTCATCTTAAAGGGCGATAACTTCGACGAGGCCTACGCCTACGCCGTAGAGTACGCCAAGCAGCAGGGTATGAGCTTTATCCATCCATTTGACGACGAGTACGTGATGGCTGGGCAGGGGACGGTGGGGCTTGAGATGCTTGATGATTTGGCCGAGCTTGAAACCATCATCGTGCCGGTTGGCGGCGGCGGACTAATAAGCGGCATATCAAGCTGCGTAAAGCAGGTAAATCCAGACATCCGCGTAGTCGCCGTGAGCGCAAAGGGCGCACCTGCGATGTTTAACAGCTTTAGTGCTAAAAAAAGCATAAACTCAAAAACCGTGCGCACTATCGCCGACGGCATCGCTGTTCGCGACGCGAGCGAGACGACTCTGGCAAATATCCTAGAGTGCGTAGACGAGTTCGTGCAGGTCGACGACGAGGAGATCGCAAATGCCATTTTGTTTTTGCTCGAGACGCAAAAGATCGTGGTCGAGGGCGCGGGCGCGGTCGGCGTCGCCAGTATCCTGCACAACAAAGTCAAATTTAAAGCCGGCGAGCGCATCGGCATCGTGCTAAGCGGCGGAAATATCGACGTGCAAATGCTAAACGTCATCATCGAAAAGGGCCTCATCAAGTCTCACCGCAAGATGGCACTGCAAATCACGCTGATAGATAAACCGGGCGCGCTCATGAGCCTAACCGATAGTTTAAAGATCGCTAATGCCAACATAGTAAAGATCGACTACGACCGCTTCTCCACGAGTCTGGAGTACGGCGACGCAAATATCACGATCACGCTCGAAACCAAGGGCGAAGACCACCAAGAGCTTATCAAAAAAGTGCTCAGGGAGCATGATTTTAAATTTATTCAGGTGTTTTAAGCTGTTTAAATTTAAGCCCAAATTTGCTAGCTAAATTTGGGCTTGGCGTTAAATTTGCCTCAAATTTGCGTCAAATTTAAAAACCGTATCTTAAAGGTGCGGGTTCTGCCAAACCGCACCGAATCTAAAAGCTCGCTAAATTTAAATTTACGATCCAAATTTATACCGATATAAAACAACCAAAAGCTCAAATTTAACGATTATTTTAACGAATTTCGCTAAAATCGCCTTTTAAAGGAGCAAAGATGATAGATGTTACAAGCCTTATTTTAGCGATTTTGCTGGCGGTTTGCGTATTTACGATTTTTAGATTTAATAAAGCCTTAAAAACCGCGCAAAAGCCTGCGACGACGCAGATCAGCACCGAGATATCGCAGCTAAAATCCATCGGCGAGCTATCCGTTTTTCAGGTCTATAGCAAAGAGATCGTGACCAAAACCGACCACGCATTCGGCAGCTTTGGCAAGGAGTATCTGCGCTGGCTGGTGAGCGAGAAAAAGCTCTCGATGATATTTGAGTTTGAGATAAATTTTATCTACGACCTAACGAGCCCGCGCCTAGAGATCGTAAACGTCGCGAGCGAGGAGTATCTCATCAAGATGCCGCCTTGCAAATACAAATTTTCGATCGCGAATATGAAATTTTACGACGAGAAAAACGGTAAATTTATTCCGTTTTTGCTGCCCGATTCGCTAAACGGATTTTTCGGTAGCAGCTTTAGCGAGGAGGATAAAAACAGGCTCATCGAGGAGGCTCGCGCCGAGGTCGAAAAGATGTCTGTACGCCTGATAAATCAGCTCCAGTCCAAGATCCACAAGTCCGCGCGCGACACGCTGGAGGCGATCGCAAAGAGTTTTGGGGCTAGGGCGGTGAGGTTTGAGTTTAACGACGAGGGCGAGCAAGTTCAGTTAAATCTGCAAAACGTGGCGTGAGAGCAAGATGGCATTTCTAAAAGCGCTTTTGATAGGTAAAACCAGGCAGTACGGCAATGCGGCGGCTACGGACGAGCTAGGCAAGGCGTGGCGCTCGGCGATATTTAAAAATGCGCAGACGGGCGAAATTTACGCGGGCGAGCTTGGATTTAAGGGTGACGAGGTGGCCGACACGAAGCATCACGGCGGCGTAAACAAAGCCGTGTTTGCAAATTCGCTCGAAAACTATCCCGCGTGGGAAGCTTATCTGGGGCTTAAAAATTTGCCGCTGGGCGCGATGGGTGAAAATTTGACCATTAGCGGACTAGATGAAACTAGCGTAAACGTGGGTGACATACATAAAATCGGCTCATTGGTGCTTCAAGTAACCCAGCCGCGAAAACCGTGTTTTAAGCTCGCAAAGCGGTGGGGAAATGCAAATTTGGCTAAAGAAATTTTTGCCACGGGGCTAACCGGCTGGTACTACAAAGTGCTTGA
This genomic window contains:
- the ilvA gene encoding threonine ammonia-lyase, whose amino-acid sequence is MISLNKIIQAKRTISGFVYKTPFAYSAKLSLASGALIYLKEENLQRTGAYKIRGAYNKIANLSAQERKKGVVAASAGNHAQGVAISAREFKTPATIVMPESTPLLKVLGTKDLGAEVILKGDNFDEAYAYAVEYAKQQGMSFIHPFDDEYVMAGQGTVGLEMLDDLAELETIIVPVGGGGLISGISSCVKQVNPDIRVVAVSAKGAPAMFNSFSAKKSINSKTVRTIADGIAVRDASETTLANILECVDEFVQVDDEEIANAILFLLETQKIVVEGAGAVGVASILHNKVKFKAGERIGIVLSGGNIDVQMLNVIIEKGLIKSHRKMALQITLIDKPGALMSLTDSLKIANANIVKIDYDRFSTSLEYGDANITITLETKGEDHQELIKKVLREHDFKFIQVF
- a CDS encoding DUF4230 domain-containing protein — its product is MIDVTSLILAILLAVCVFTIFRFNKALKTAQKPATTQISTEISQLKSIGELSVFQVYSKEIVTKTDHAFGSFGKEYLRWLVSEKKLSMIFEFEINFIYDLTSPRLEIVNVASEEYLIKMPPCKYKFSIANMKFYDEKNGKFIPFLLPDSLNGFFGSSFSEEDKNRLIEEARAEVEKMSVRLINQLQSKIHKSARDTLEAIAKSFGARAVRFEFNDEGEQVQLNLQNVA
- a CDS encoding CoA-binding protein; this encodes MPSELRRILSTAKNIAVVGLSPDESKPSNEVAKFLIERGFNVFPVYPKFDEILGRKIYRNLTQIDENIDIAVMFRKGEFASELVKDAVKKGVKTLWLQLGIANDEAGAVARENGINFVQDKCIKIELQRLD
- the trmA gene encoding tRNA (uridine(54)-C5)-methyltransferase TrmA; this encodes MPDKFCKFLGECGSCTLDMPYEEQVKFKTDFIRREFEPFYSGEFEFFASQSAAYRTRAEFGIWRDGEELRFTMHGTKAKRIFIDECPKVAAPIANLMPRLLEALTKNQILKERLFGAEFISCASGILATLLYHKRLCQAEQSEIESLAREFAGHRVTIAARAKGQKLLSNELNLEDSLNIGGKIYKFTFGDGAFIQPNTAVNEKMIAWAKSCVEHGADMLELYCGHGNFTVPLAEKFKRVLATEISKSSIANALKNCELNGVNNIKFLRMSAEELMSAFRREREFNRLRELDIFSYDFSHVLVDPPRAGLDESVINFIKNYENIIYISCSPQSLKRDLAQLALTHEAVKFAVFDQFANTAHIECGVLLRSKNA
- a CDS encoding MOSC domain-containing protein, which codes for MAFLKALLIGKTRQYGNAAATDELGKAWRSAIFKNAQTGEIYAGELGFKGDEVADTKHHGGVNKAVFANSLENYPAWEAYLGLKNLPLGAMGENLTISGLDETSVNVGDIHKIGSLVLQVTQPRKPCFKLAKRWGNANLAKEIFATGLTGWYYKVLESGSCRAGCEVEILQKNENALSVMQINKLFFNPSENLDLLPKFRALKALPASWQDDINKRLNGSYSIAFMEKL